In Herbinix luporum, a single window of DNA contains:
- a CDS encoding AlwI family type II restriction endonuclease translates to MVNDIRFKSYCWSIGTTSYRTDNFNMNIERQLALMKEFRRLPANRDKSWSGNNKFQAEYYAFLKEKNFVKGDAPRPDKDAREKTSGLKDIGLLDEGRNLTNAGLELLSISESNNFDPDNELEIPKDSYLYFKQMLKTCNDVDGKKVRPFVVFLYVISKTKYLTFDEFTYLLPLCVDKETTEKIVEKIISSRNKKINYEDIIISVLMDMDNYKNALELLQTQEISEELICKIGINRKSAKYDKPYYKIYTCLKDIVFGNEESTLEFYKATTKLSNNKVGSAWRKYFFSSLARSVIVREGKGVLNPVKILQSRDEKEFNEEFFKLMHLFKAKATLSDYFDLNRRYFKLTDIVLFEDNICKLDVLPKCYIDIVSDKLIDFAFEETNLLTENVSLEEINPHLAIDIDLLYQKLSQLLGRKITDVTSVKEAIKDDRYIRFNKLIDEKFNKGTLLLLFTHFEERNDDEIRRLVTDNADIPTIFEYVLGIAWYIISNREGDVLDYMKLSLEADLLPKTHAGGGQADIVWKYKKTQWYPEHTLLIEATLADSGNQRRMEMEPVSRHLGEYILNNPNLEAYCLFVTTYLNTNVISDFRGRRFMEYYNSSGTEYIPGMKIIPIQTSELKTLIQCDVKYKDIYRLFEQAYKTEGPAAKWYEDNIAGATNLYYAKSKDS, encoded by the coding sequence ATGGTAAATGACATTCGTTTTAAAAGTTACTGCTGGTCCATAGGCACAACAAGCTATCGAACAGACAATTTTAATATGAATATAGAAAGACAGCTGGCTCTGATGAAGGAGTTTAGAAGACTGCCTGCCAATAGGGACAAAAGCTGGAGCGGAAATAATAAATTCCAAGCAGAATATTATGCCTTTTTAAAGGAAAAGAATTTTGTTAAGGGTGATGCTCCCAGACCTGATAAGGATGCCAGAGAAAAGACTTCCGGCTTAAAAGATATCGGCCTGCTTGATGAAGGACGCAATCTCACCAATGCAGGCCTTGAGCTTCTTTCTATATCTGAATCAAATAATTTTGATCCTGATAATGAATTGGAAATCCCCAAAGACAGTTATCTTTATTTTAAACAAATGCTAAAAACCTGCAACGATGTAGACGGGAAAAAAGTTAGGCCTTTTGTAGTTTTTCTATATGTCATAAGCAAAACAAAATATCTGACCTTTGATGAGTTTACTTATTTACTTCCTTTATGCGTTGACAAAGAAACCACAGAAAAAATAGTTGAAAAAATAATCTCATCTAGAAATAAGAAAATTAATTATGAGGATATTATTATATCCGTTCTTATGGATATGGATAATTACAAAAACGCCTTAGAACTGCTGCAAACCCAGGAGATTTCCGAGGAGTTAATTTGTAAAATCGGAATAAACAGAAAAAGCGCTAAGTATGACAAACCATACTATAAGATCTATACATGCCTAAAAGATATTGTATTTGGTAATGAAGAATCCACTTTAGAATTCTATAAAGCTACCACAAAACTTTCTAACAATAAAGTGGGCAGTGCTTGGAGAAAATATTTCTTTAGCAGTCTAGCCAGAAGTGTAATTGTAAGGGAAGGTAAAGGGGTATTAAACCCCGTTAAGATCTTACAATCTAGGGATGAAAAGGAATTCAATGAAGAATTTTTTAAGCTTATGCATTTGTTTAAGGCAAAGGCAACTTTATCGGACTATTTTGATTTAAATAGACGGTATTTTAAACTTACAGATATTGTTCTTTTTGAGGATAATATCTGTAAACTTGATGTACTGCCTAAATGCTACATAGATATTGTTTCCGATAAACTTATTGACTTTGCTTTTGAAGAAACAAATCTCCTAACAGAAAATGTATCCTTAGAAGAAATTAATCCACATTTAGCTATTGATATTGATTTGCTCTATCAAAAGCTCAGCCAGCTTCTTGGCAGAAAAATAACTGATGTTACCTCAGTAAAAGAAGCTATAAAAGATGACAGATATATAAGGTTTAATAAATTAATTGACGAGAAATTTAATAAGGGTACCTTGCTTCTTTTATTTACCCATTTCGAAGAGAGAAATGATGATGAGATTAGAAGACTTGTAACAGATAATGCTGATATTCCGACCATATTTGAATATGTTCTTGGTATTGCCTGGTATATTATCAGTAATAGAGAAGGTGACGTTTTAGACTATATGAAGCTTTCACTAGAAGCGGATTTATTACCCAAGACCCATGCAGGGGGAGGCCAAGCAGATATCGTCTGGAAGTATAAAAAAACCCAGTGGTATCCTGAACATACACTTTTAATAGAGGCTACACTGGCAGACTCCGGTAATCAAAGAAGAATGGAGATGGAGCCCGTATCAAGACATCTGGGTGAATATATTTTAAATAATCCGAATTTAGAAGCCTATTGCTTATTTGTAACAACATACTTAAATACAAATGTTATTTCCGATTTTAGAGGCCGTAGATTTATGGAATACTATAATTCTTCCGGTACTGAATATATCCCAGGAATGAAAATAATACCTATTCAAACCTCTGAATTAAAAACCTTAATACAATGCGATGTAAAATATAAGGATATATACCGGTTATTTGAACAAGCTTATAAAACTGAGGGACCGGCAGCTAAATGGTATGAAGATAATATTGCTGGTGCAACAAATTTATATTATGCAAAGTCTAAGGATTCCTAA
- the yfbR gene encoding 5'-deoxynucleotidase, with protein sequence MNSNFFAMISRMKFIERWSLMRNSRPENLSEHSLEVSMLAHVLALISNERLGNKLNAEKAALIGIYHDATEIITGDMPTPIKYFNENIQGAFKEVEKAAAENLYLMLPDYLKESYKDIFYPAKEDEYLWKLVKAADKLSALIKCIEEEKAGNSEFVLAKNSILSLIKEMNLNEVDIFMEEFLPAYSKSLDELN encoded by the coding sequence ATGAATTCTAATTTTTTTGCTATGATATCTAGAATGAAATTTATAGAGCGCTGGTCCTTAATGCGCAATTCAAGACCTGAAAATCTAAGTGAGCATTCTCTGGAAGTTAGTATGTTAGCCCATGTTCTTGCCCTTATAAGCAATGAACGATTAGGCAATAAATTGAATGCAGAAAAGGCAGCCTTAATTGGAATATACCATGATGCCACCGAGATTATAACCGGAGATATGCCTACACCCATTAAGTACTTTAATGAGAATATACAGGGGGCCTTTAAGGAAGTAGAAAAAGCCGCTGCAGAAAATCTCTACTTAATGTTGCCTGATTATCTGAAGGAAAGCTATAAGGATATATTTTATCCTGCCAAGGAAGATGAATACTTGTGGAAGCTTGTAAAGGCTGCGGATAAGCTTTCTGCCCTAATAAAATGTATTGAGGAAGAAAAGGCGGGCAACTCTGAGTTTGTTCTTGCTAAGAACTCCATTCTTAGTCTTATTAAGGAGATGAATTTAAATGAAGTAGATATCTTTATGGAGGAGTTCTTACCTGCATATAGTAAGTCTTTGGATGAACTAAATTAA
- the uvrA gene encoding excinuclease ABC subunit UvrA translates to MSEKKNYIRIRGAKENNLKNIDIEIPRDQFVVLTGLSGSGKSSLAFDTIYAEGQRRYMESLSSYARQFLGQMEKPNVESIEGLPPAISIDQKSTNRNPRSTVGTVTEIYDYFRLLYARVGIPHCPKCGIEIKKQTVDQMVDEIMALPKGSRIQLLAPVVRGRKGAHVKLFEQAKRSGYVRVRVDGNVYELSEEINLNKNIKHNIEIIVDRLIIKEGIEQRLSDSIESVLKLAEGLLIVDLIGGEPITFSQNFSCPDCGISIEELEPRVFSFNNPFGACPECHGIGIRMEFDEELLVANKDLSLIGGAIAAPGWQSIKDKGSYTRCIMEALAQEYKFDLNTPYKDLPDHIKDMFIHGTDGKSVKVHYRSQRGEGVYDVTFEGLLKNVERRYRETSSEIVRQEYETFMRTTPCRECKGKRLRKEALAVTVGGKNIAEITELPIRDLSDFMENIELTDMQLKIGALILKEIRARLKFLISVGLDYLTLARSTGSLSGGEAQRIRLATQIGSGLVGVAYILDEPSIGLHQRDNDKLINALKNLKDLGNTLIVVEHDEDTMYAADHIVDIGPGAGEHGGQVVAQGKVEDIIKVEESITGAYLSGKIKIPLPKERRKPTGYLTIVGAAENNLKNVDVDIPLGVMTCVTGVSGSGKSSLINEILYKRLAKELNRAYTIAGKHNDILGINQLDKVINIDQSPIGRTPRSNPATYTGVFDHIRELFAATQDAKIRGYKKGRFSFNIKGGRCEACSGDGIIKIEMNFLPDIYVPCEVCNGKRYNRETLEVKYKGKSIYDVLNMTVEEALRFFENVPSVKRKIETLNDVGLSYIRLGHPSTSLSGGEAQRIKLATELSRRSTGKTIYILDEPTTGLHFADVHKLIDILKRFTETGNTVVVIEHNLDVIKTADYIIDMGPEGGDKGGTVVAYGTPEEIAKNEKSHTGRYLKKYLQD, encoded by the coding sequence ATGTCGGAAAAAAAGAATTATATTAGAATTAGAGGAGCTAAGGAGAATAATCTTAAGAATATTGATATAGAGATACCAAGAGATCAGTTTGTAGTATTAACCGGTCTATCAGGTTCCGGAAAATCCTCCTTAGCTTTTGATACCATTTATGCTGAGGGACAGAGACGTTATATGGAGTCTCTTTCCTCCTATGCAAGGCAGTTTTTAGGACAGATGGAGAAACCTAATGTTGAAAGTATAGAGGGACTACCTCCTGCTATTTCCATAGACCAAAAGTCCACTAACCGCAATCCCAGATCTACTGTAGGTACCGTGACTGAGATTTATGATTATTTTAGATTGTTATATGCAAGAGTCGGTATACCCCATTGTCCCAAGTGTGGCATAGAAATTAAAAAGCAAACCGTAGACCAGATGGTGGATGAGATTATGGCCCTGCCTAAGGGAAGCAGAATTCAACTACTGGCACCGGTTGTTCGGGGACGGAAAGGTGCCCATGTAAAACTTTTTGAACAGGCAAAAAGAAGCGGCTATGTAAGGGTTAGGGTAGACGGTAATGTCTATGAACTAAGTGAAGAGATAAATCTTAATAAAAATATTAAACATAATATAGAAATTATTGTAGATCGTCTTATCATTAAAGAAGGTATTGAACAGAGACTGTCAGATTCTATAGAAAGTGTTCTAAAGCTGGCGGAAGGTCTTTTAATAGTTGATCTTATAGGAGGAGAACCTATAACATTCAGTCAAAATTTTTCCTGTCCCGATTGTGGAATTAGTATTGAAGAACTAGAACCAAGGGTCTTTTCATTTAATAATCCTTTTGGTGCCTGTCCTGAGTGCCATGGTATCGGTATTAGAATGGAATTTGACGAAGAACTTCTTGTGGCCAACAAGGATTTAAGTCTTATAGGAGGTGCTATAGCTGCACCGGGCTGGCAATCTATTAAGGATAAAGGCAGTTATACCAGATGTATTATGGAGGCTTTGGCCCAGGAATATAAGTTTGATCTAAACACCCCTTATAAGGATTTGCCTGACCATATTAAAGATATGTTTATTCATGGAACCGACGGCAAATCTGTTAAGGTCCATTATCGCAGTCAGAGGGGAGAGGGAGTATATGATGTTACCTTTGAGGGACTGCTTAAGAATGTGGAAAGACGTTACAGGGAGACAAGCTCTGAGATCGTAAGACAGGAATATGAGACCTTTATGAGAACCACCCCTTGCAGAGAGTGTAAGGGTAAACGTCTAAGAAAAGAAGCCTTGGCCGTAACCGTGGGAGGAAAAAATATTGCTGAGATTACTGAGCTTCCTATCCGTGACCTGTCAGACTTTATGGAAAATATAGAACTGACCGATATGCAGCTAAAGATAGGAGCCTTGATACTGAAGGAAATCAGGGCAAGATTAAAATTCTTAATAAGCGTCGGTTTGGATTATCTAACCCTTGCTAGATCCACCGGATCCTTATCAGGAGGTGAAGCTCAAAGAATTCGTTTGGCCACTCAGATTGGATCAGGTCTAGTAGGAGTAGCCTATATCCTAGATGAGCCAAGTATTGGCCTTCATCAAAGAGATAATGATAAATTAATTAATGCCTTGAAGAATTTGAAGGATTTGGGTAATACCCTTATAGTAGTTGAGCATGATGAAGATACCATGTATGCCGCAGACCATATTGTAGATATAGGTCCCGGAGCAGGGGAACATGGGGGACAGGTAGTTGCCCAAGGTAAGGTAGAGGATATTATAAAGGTAGAGGAATCTATTACAGGGGCTTACTTAAGCGGAAAAATAAAGATTCCGCTTCCCAAAGAAAGACGTAAGCCTACAGGATATCTAACCATAGTAGGAGCTGCAGAGAATAACCTTAAAAATGTAGATGTGGATATTCCCCTAGGTGTAATGACTTGTGTAACAGGTGTATCCGGATCGGGAAAAAGTTCTCTTATAAATGAAATACTTTATAAAAGGCTTGCTAAGGAATTAAATCGAGCCTATACCATAGCCGGAAAGCATAATGACATTCTGGGAATTAATCAGCTAGATAAGGTTATTAATATTGATCAATCTCCCATAGGAAGAACGCCAAGATCAAATCCTGCAACTTATACTGGTGTATTTGATCATATAAGGGAGTTGTTTGCCGCTACTCAAGATGCCAAGATTCGTGGATACAAAAAAGGTAGATTTAGCTTTAATATTAAGGGGGGCCGCTGTGAAGCCTGCAGCGGAGATGGAATTATAAAGATTGAGATGAACTTCCTTCCTGATATCTATGTTCCCTGTGAGGTTTGTAATGGAAAGAGATATAATCGTGAAACCCTTGAGGTTAAATATAAGGGTAAGAGTATCTATGATGTGCTAAATATGACTGTGGAAGAGGCCTTAAGGTTCTTTGAAAATGTGCCATCGGTTAAAAGAAAAATAGAGACCTTAAATGATGTGGGCTTATCTTATATTAGGCTGGGGCATCCATCCACATCTCTTTCCGGCGGTGAAGCCCAAAGAATTAAGCTGGCAACAGAATTAAGCAGGCGAAGTACAGGAAAGACTATATATATTCTTGATGAACCCACCACCGGCCTGCATTTTGCCGATGTCCATAAATTAATAGATATACTAAAGAGATTTACAGAGACAGGAAATACCGTAGTTGTTATAGAGCATAATCTAGATGTTATAAAAACAGCGGATTATATTATAGACATGGGACCGGAAGGGGGAGACAAGGGAGGTACGGTTGTAGCATACGGAACCCCTGAAGAGATAGCCAAAAATGAAAAATCCCACACAGGTCGTTATCTGAAAAAGTATTTGCAAGATTAA
- the uvrB gene encoding excinuclease ABC subunit UvrB has product MKFKLVSDFAPTGDQPEAISTLVEGFKSGNQCQTLLGVTGSGKTFTMANIIEQIQKPTLIIAHNKTLAAQLYGEFKEFFPENAVEYFVSYYDYYQPEAYVPSTDTYIEKDSAINDEIDKLRHSATAALTERNDVIVVSSVSCIYGLGSPIDYQNMVLSLRPGMMKDRDDVLRRLIDIQYTRNDMDFKRGTFRVRGDVVEIFPASSADMAFRVEFFGDEVDRILEIDVLTGEIKNSLEHMVVFPASHYVVAPEQLEIAIQNIEGELEERVAYFKREGKLLEAQRISERTNFDIEMLRETGFCSGVENYSRHLTGLEAGKPPHTLIDYFPEDFLIIIDESHMTIPQIRGMYAGDRSRKQTLVDYGFRLPSALDNRPLNFEEFESKISQILFVSATPAEYEKQHELLRAEQVIRPTGLLDPEVSLRPVEGQIDDLLGEIRKEIDKKNKVLITTLTKRMAEDLTNYLREVGIRVKYLHSDIDTLERSEIIRDMRMDLFDVLVGINLLREGLDIPEVGLVAILDADKEGFLRSETSLIQTIGRAARNAEGRVIMYADKETDSIRKAISETNRRRKIQHEYNIRHGITPTTIKKKVRDLISISKKVEHNVKDMEKDLESMSKQELNKLVKDITKQMHTAAAELNFELAAELRDKMIEVKKHLMEL; this is encoded by the coding sequence ATGAAATTTAAGCTGGTTTCTGATTTTGCCCCTACAGGGGATCAACCGGAAGCCATTAGTACCTTAGTAGAAGGATTTAAAAGCGGTAACCAATGTCAGACTTTACTGGGTGTAACAGGTTCTGGTAAGACCTTTACAATGGCTAATATCATAGAGCAGATCCAGAAGCCTACCTTAATTATAGCCCATAATAAGACACTTGCAGCTCAGCTGTACGGGGAGTTTAAGGAGTTTTTCCCTGAGAATGCAGTTGAGTATTTTGTCAGTTACTATGATTATTATCAGCCGGAAGCATATGTTCCTTCTACTGATACCTATATTGAGAAGGATTCCGCTATCAATGACGAGATTGATAAATTGCGACATTCGGCAACCGCTGCCTTGACTGAGAGAAATGATGTCATTGTAGTATCTAGTGTGTCCTGTATCTATGGACTTGGTAGCCCCATTGATTATCAGAATATGGTTTTGTCTTTGCGTCCCGGTATGATGAAGGATAGGGATGATGTACTTAGAAGATTGATAGATATTCAATATACAAGGAATGACATGGACTTTAAAAGAGGTACTTTTAGGGTTCGAGGAGATGTTGTGGAGATTTTCCCTGCCTCTTCTGCAGATATGGCTTTTCGTGTTGAATTTTTTGGAGATGAAGTGGATAGGATTTTGGAGATAGATGTACTTACAGGTGAGATAAAAAATAGCTTGGAGCATATGGTTGTTTTTCCTGCCTCCCACTATGTGGTAGCACCTGAACAACTGGAGATAGCCATACAGAATATTGAGGGGGAGTTAGAGGAAAGAGTAGCTTATTTCAAAAGGGAAGGTAAGCTTTTAGAAGCCCAAAGAATTTCCGAAAGAACCAATTTTGATATTGAAATGTTAAGGGAGACAGGCTTTTGCTCCGGAGTAGAGAATTATTCCAGACATTTAACCGGACTTGAGGCGGGCAAGCCTCCCCATACCCTGATAGATTATTTTCCGGAGGATTTTCTAATTATTATAGACGAGTCCCATATGACTATTCCCCAGATTAGGGGAATGTATGCCGGGGACAGATCCAGGAAGCAGACCCTGGTGGATTATGGTTTTAGGTTGCCTTCCGCTTTAGATAATAGGCCTCTTAATTTTGAGGAATTTGAAAGTAAGATTAGTCAGATACTATTCGTATCGGCTACTCCTGCAGAATATGAGAAGCAGCATGAATTACTAAGGGCAGAACAGGTTATACGTCCTACGGGGCTATTAGATCCGGAGGTTTCCCTGCGTCCGGTGGAAGGTCAGATTGACGATTTACTTGGTGAGATACGGAAGGAAATAGACAAGAAAAACAAAGTGTTGATAACAACCTTGACCAAAAGGATGGCTGAGGATTTAACTAATTATCTTCGTGAAGTAGGCATTCGGGTTAAATACCTGCATTCAGATATTGATACCTTAGAACGTTCTGAGATTATAAGGGATATGAGGATGGATTTATTTGATGTGCTTGTGGGTATAAATCTGCTTCGTGAAGGTCTTGATATTCCTGAGGTGGGATTGGTGGCTATCTTAGATGCAGATAAGGAAGGATTCTTACGTTCTGAAACCTCCCTAATACAGACTATCGGTAGGGCGGCCCGTAATGCAGAAGGGCGAGTTATTATGTATGCAGATAAAGAAACGGATTCTATTCGTAAGGCCATAAGTGAAACCAACCGCCGCAGAAAGATTCAACATGAATATAATATAAGACATGGAATTACACCGACTACCATAAAGAAGAAGGTACGTGACTTAATCAGCATATCTAAGAAGGTAGAACATAATGTTAAAGATATGGAGAAAGATTTAGAATCCATGTCAAAACAGGAACTTAACAAATTGGTTAAAGATATTACTAAACAGATGCATACAGCTGCAGCAGAACTTAACTTTGAGCTGGCAGCAGAGCTTCGTGACAAGATGATAGAAGTTAAGAAGCATTTAATGGAGTTATAA
- a CDS encoding ABC transporter ATP-binding protein, whose protein sequence is MVSNNDSNSILQRLFSYARPYRIYLIGSLISAMISVVFSLLIPVFLGKAVDYILGAGNVDFSGLLNTIIYLALFIAFSTVFQWLMSYCTNKITFLTIKDLRSRVFNKLSSVPLEKIDRVPHGDIINTMVNDIDTISDGLLQGFTQLFSGIMTIIGTIGFMLSISLGIGMAVVLLTPLSLFVASFIARRTYRKFTEQTAIKGEMGGLIEELLGNQKLIKAFSYEDRSIERFKEINGRLHECGVLAQFYSSLTNPCTRFVNGIVYAAVGILGAFSAISGGITVGQLSSFLSYANQYTKPFNEISGVITELQSALASAKRVFALIDLEPETSDENLLSHIEVDGKVQLKDVAFSYQKDRKLIEGLNLDVKPGSKIAIVGPTGSGKTTVINLLMRFYDVDKGKIEVSGVDIKKMQRKTLRSMYGMVLQETWLFEGTVRENIAYGKENATEEEIIKAAKAAYAHNFIKRLPNGYDTVLTQDGANLSQGQRQLLSIARVMLIKPPMLILDEATSNIDTRTEIHIQKAFAKLMKGRTSFIVAHRLSTIKESDLILVMDQGRIVEQGSHEELLSKEGFYHNLYYSQFHTS, encoded by the coding sequence GTGGTTTCAAATAATGACAGTAATTCAATATTGCAGCGGCTATTTTCCTATGCAAGGCCTTATCGTATATATCTGATTGGTTCACTTATCAGTGCAATGATAAGTGTTGTATTTTCACTTTTAATTCCGGTCTTTCTTGGAAAAGCTGTTGATTATATCCTTGGAGCCGGTAATGTAGATTTTAGTGGATTATTAAATACAATTATATATCTGGCCCTTTTTATAGCTTTCAGTACAGTATTTCAATGGCTTATGAGTTATTGTACCAACAAGATAACATTTTTAACTATAAAAGATCTTAGAAGCCGAGTATTTAACAAATTAAGTTCGGTTCCTTTAGAGAAAATTGACCGAGTTCCCCATGGAGATATTATAAATACCATGGTAAATGATATAGATACGATTTCAGATGGACTTTTACAGGGATTTACCCAATTATTCTCAGGTATTATGACTATTATCGGTACCATTGGTTTTATGCTAAGTATAAGCTTAGGAATAGGAATGGCAGTGGTGCTCCTTACGCCTTTATCTTTGTTTGTGGCTTCTTTTATAGCCAGAAGAACCTATCGTAAATTCACCGAGCAAACAGCTATTAAGGGAGAAATGGGGGGCTTAATTGAAGAACTTTTGGGAAATCAAAAGTTGATTAAGGCATTTTCCTATGAAGATAGGTCAATAGAGAGATTTAAAGAGATAAACGGAAGGCTTCATGAATGTGGAGTTTTGGCACAATTTTATTCTTCCCTTACTAATCCTTGTACCCGTTTTGTTAATGGTATCGTATATGCTGCCGTAGGCATTCTTGGTGCCTTTTCGGCTATTTCCGGTGGGATAACGGTTGGACAACTATCAAGCTTTCTTTCATATGCCAATCAATACACTAAACCCTTTAACGAAATCTCAGGTGTTATTACAGAATTACAGTCGGCCTTAGCTTCTGCCAAAAGGGTTTTTGCCCTAATAGATTTAGAGCCGGAAACATCTGATGAAAATCTCTTATCCCATATAGAAGTTGACGGAAAAGTTCAGCTTAAGGATGTGGCTTTTTCCTATCAGAAGGATAGAAAACTTATAGAAGGTCTTAATCTGGATGTAAAACCGGGCAGTAAGATTGCCATTGTAGGTCCCACAGGTTCTGGCAAAACCACTGTTATTAATTTGCTTATGCGATTTTATGATGTAGATAAGGGAAAAATTGAAGTTAGCGGTGTAGATATTAAAAAGATGCAGAGAAAAACCCTGCGGAGCATGTATGGGATGGTGCTACAGGAAACTTGGCTTTTTGAGGGAACTGTCAGGGAGAATATTGCTTACGGCAAGGAAAATGCCACAGAGGAAGAAATAATTAAAGCGGCCAAGGCTGCTTATGCCCACAACTTTATTAAGCGTCTGCCAAATGGCTATGATACGGTGCTTACCCAAGACGGAGCCAATCTGTCCCAGGGACAAAGACAGCTTCTTAGTATAGCACGGGTAATGCTGATTAAGCCTCCTATGTTAATCTTAGACGAGGCAACCAGTAATATTGATACCAGAACTGAAATCCATATTCAAAAGGCCTTTGCTAAGCTGATGAAAGGTCGTACCAGTTTTATTGTGGCCCATAGACTCTCTACCATAAAAGAATCTGATTTAATCCTGGTCATGGATCAAGGTAGAATTGTTGAGCAGGGAAGCCATGAGGAACTTTTAAGTAAAGAGGGTTTCTATCATAATCTATATTACAGTCAGTTTCATACCTCATAG
- a CDS encoding ABC transporter ATP-binding protein encodes MLKLARYLRYFKKEVIIGPFFKLLEAIFELIVPIVMASIIDVGIKNRDTTFVLQRGGIILLLGFMGLVFAIICQYSAARASQGFGTMVRNDLYAHINSLSHGEIDKFGTSTLITILTNDINQMQLAVAMLIRLVVRVPFLIIGAVVMSMILDLKLSLIFLIVAPLVSAVIYLIMRLSVPYYRVRQKMLDKVSTITRENLSGVRVIRAFSKQDHEIKRFNKANNDVADIAINVGKISAFLNPATFAILNIAILTILWFGGGRVYTGSLTQGEVIALTNYMTQISLALVVLSNLVVIFTKAAASANRINMVFETEASIQEIERSLTDIKIDNKEKSMTEQALISIDKVSFAYPGSDEYALEDISIDIRQGEVIGIIGGTGSGKSTLVNLLPRFYDVTKGEIRLNGIPLQEYSIDSIRKLFGIVTQKAVLFSGSISDNLRFSKEDASLEEIKWAIEVAQAKDFVEKLPDGYDTLINQGGRNLSGGQRQRLTIARALVRKPKILILDDSFSALDYATDARLREALSKNCRDTTVLIVSQRANTIKYADQIIVLDDGKVAGIGKHEDLYKSCHVYKEICDSQLS; translated from the coding sequence ATGCTTAAATTAGCCAGATACTTAAGATATTTTAAAAAAGAAGTAATTATAGGGCCGTTTTTTAAATTACTGGAAGCAATTTTTGAATTAATTGTACCGATTGTAATGGCCTCAATTATCGATGTAGGAATTAAAAATAGGGATACAACATTTGTGCTCCAAAGAGGAGGAATTATATTACTTCTCGGTTTTATGGGGCTTGTTTTCGCTATAATATGCCAGTATTCTGCAGCCAGGGCCTCCCAAGGTTTTGGAACCATGGTAAGAAATGATCTCTATGCCCATATAAATTCCCTATCCCATGGGGAAATAGATAAGTTTGGGACAAGCACCCTGATTACAATTTTGACCAATGATATAAATCAAATGCAGCTGGCCGTTGCCATGTTAATACGTTTGGTAGTAAGGGTTCCCTTTCTTATTATTGGTGCGGTGGTAATGTCCATGATTTTGGATTTAAAATTATCACTGATATTTCTTATTGTTGCACCTTTGGTATCGGCAGTTATTTATCTGATAATGAGGCTTTCAGTTCCATACTATAGGGTTCGTCAGAAGATGCTTGATAAGGTGTCTACTATTACCAGAGAAAACTTAAGTGGTGTTAGGGTTATTAGGGCTTTTTCTAAGCAGGACCATGAAATTAAACGGTTTAATAAGGCCAATAATGATGTGGCTGATATTGCTATAAATGTAGGGAAAATTTCTGCCTTTTTAAATCCGGCTACCTTTGCAATACTTAATATAGCAATTCTTACGATTTTGTGGTTTGGGGGAGGTCGGGTATATACAGGAAGCCTTACTCAAGGAGAAGTAATTGCACTGACAAATTACATGACCCAGATTTCTTTGGCCTTGGTGGTCCTTTCTAATCTGGTAGTGATATTTACTAAGGCGGCTGCCTCTGCAAATCGAATAAATATGGTTTTTGAAACGGAAGCTTCTATACAGGAGATAGAAAGAAGCTTGACAGATATAAAGATTGATAATAAGGAAAAGTCCATGACCGAACAAGCTTTGATTAGTATTGATAAGGTGTCCTTTGCATATCCCGGTTCCGATGAATATGCCCTAGAGGATATAAGTATTGATATTAGGCAAGGGGAGGTTATAGGAATTATCGGAGGAACCGGCTCCGGTAAATCTACTTTAGTTAATCTTTTGCCAAGATTTTATGATGTTACCAAGGGTGAGATAAGGTTAAATGGTATACCCCTTCAAGAATATTCTATAGATTCTATCAGGAAGCTTTTTGGTATTGTTACGCAAAAAGCAGTACTTTTTTCAGGAAGTATCAGCGACAACCTAAGATTTTCAAAAGAAGATGCTTCTTTGGAAGAAATTAAATGGGCCATAGAGGTAGCACAGGCAAAAGATTTTGTAGAAAAACTTCCCGACGGATACGATACCCTGATAAACCAAGGGGGCAGGAACTTATCCGGAGGTCAAAGACAACGTCTTACCATAGCAAGGGCCTTAGTAAGGAAACCAAAAATACTTATACTAGACGATAGTTTTAGTGCCCTAGATTATGCCACAGATGCCAGGTTAAGAGAGGCACTTAGTAAAAACTGTAGGGATACCACGGTCTTAATAGTATCCCAAAGGGCAAATACAATAAAGTATGCGGACCAGATTATTGTATTAGATGATGGTAAGGTGGCCGGAATAGGTAAGCATGAAGATTTATATAAATCCTGCCATGTCTATAAAGAAATCTGTGATTCTCAATTAAGCTAA